A DNA window from Staphylococcus warneri contains the following coding sequences:
- the narH gene encoding nitrate reductase subunit beta, translated as MKIKAQIAMVLNLDKCIGCHTCSVTCKNTWTNRPGAEYMWFNNVETKPGTGYPKRWEDQEHYKGGWVLNRKGKLQLKSGSKWSKIALGKIFYNPDMPLIQDYYEPWNYNYEHLTTAKAGQHSPVARAYSVISGENMDIEWGPNWEDDLAGGHVTGPKDPNIQKIEEDIKFQFDETFMMYLPRLCEHCLNPSCVASCPSGAMYKRDEDGIVLVDQDACRGWRYCMTGCPYKKVYFNWKTNKAEKCTFCFPRIEAGMPTVCSETCTGRMRYLGVLLYDADRVEEMASTENEKELYEKQLELFLDPFDEAIIAQAEKDGINHEWIEAAQQSPIYKLAIEYKLAFPLHPEYRTMPMVWYCPPLSPIMSYFEGKNSEQNPDMIFPAIEEMRLPIEYLANMFTAGATKPVKQALQKMAMMRSYMRAQVTQKDFDVERLTQLGLTERQTKDMYRLLGLAKYEERFVIPTTHKETYLDTYHAQGSQGYGGENFGVNCEGCGVAVATDKSGQDIYNERFYGGIFRD; from the coding sequence TTGAAGATTAAAGCGCAAATAGCAATGGTGTTGAATTTAGATAAATGTATAGGTTGTCACACTTGTAGCGTTACCTGCAAAAACACATGGACAAATCGACCTGGTGCAGAATATATGTGGTTTAATAATGTTGAAACAAAGCCTGGTACAGGTTATCCCAAACGTTGGGAGGATCAAGAGCACTATAAAGGCGGCTGGGTATTGAATCGGAAAGGGAAATTACAACTTAAATCTGGTAGTAAGTGGTCTAAAATAGCACTTGGAAAGATTTTCTATAACCCTGATATGCCATTGATTCAAGATTATTATGAACCCTGGAATTATAACTATGAGCATTTAACAACAGCTAAGGCAGGTCAACACTCTCCAGTAGCAAGAGCCTACTCTGTTATTTCTGGTGAAAATATGGATATTGAATGGGGACCTAACTGGGAAGACGATTTAGCTGGTGGTCATGTGACTGGGCCTAAAGATCCTAATATTCAAAAGATAGAAGAAGATATCAAGTTTCAATTTGATGAAACATTTATGATGTATCTACCAAGATTATGTGAACATTGTCTTAATCCAAGCTGTGTTGCGTCTTGTCCATCAGGTGCTATGTATAAAAGAGATGAAGATGGCATCGTTTTGGTTGATCAAGATGCATGTCGTGGATGGCGTTATTGTATGACTGGATGTCCTTATAAAAAAGTCTATTTTAACTGGAAAACGAATAAAGCTGAAAAATGTACATTTTGTTTTCCTAGAATTGAAGCAGGCATGCCTACAGTTTGCTCAGAAACTTGTACAGGTCGAATGAGATATTTAGGCGTATTATTATATGACGCTGACAGAGTAGAAGAAATGGCATCAACTGAAAATGAAAAAGAATTATATGAAAAGCAATTGGAACTATTCTTGGACCCATTTGATGAAGCAATCATTGCACAAGCTGAAAAAGATGGTATTAATCATGAATGGATTGAAGCGGCACAACAGTCACCGATTTATAAATTAGCCATTGAATATAAATTAGCATTCCCATTGCATCCAGAGTATAGAACAATGCCAATGGTGTGGTATTGTCCACCATTAAGTCCAATTATGAGTTACTTTGAAGGTAAAAATTCAGAACAAAATCCGGATATGATTTTTCCTGCCATAGAAGAAATGCGCTTACCGATAGAATACTTAGCGAATATGTTTACAGCAGGTGCCACTAAGCCGGTCAAACAAGCACTACAAAAAATGGCTATGATGAGAAGTTATATGAGAGCACAGGTGACTCAAAAAGATTTTGATGTTGAACGTCTAACGCAACTAGGTCTTACTGAACGACAAACGAAAGATATGTATCGATTATTAGGTTTAGCCAAATATGAAGAACGATTTGTGATACCGACAACACATAAAGAAACTTATTTAGATACGTATCACGCTCAAGGTTCGCAAGGTTATGGTGGCGAAAACTTTGGTGTGAATTGTGAAGGATGCGGCGTCGCAGTTGCTACGGACAAGTCAGGTCAAGACATTTATAACGAGCGTTTCTATGGAGGGATTTTCCGTGATTAA
- the narJ gene encoding nitrate reductase molybdenum cofactor assembly chaperone has translation MINFDNLYRYQDSLGYIAMQLCFPEKKTFNENIFNEVIDPSHPGYQDLLAFREQMMQYTLSEIQQIYTDTFDFSKKAPLYMTYNQFDTQKERGQMLAKLKVLYEMFGLKMVDNELSDYLPLMLQFLQTIEWRGDERAEENIQLVIMIIEDGTYVMANELGKLNHPYGYVIQALRKTLKLCLQVPEGVALHD, from the coding sequence GTGATTAACTTTGACAATTTATATCGATATCAAGACAGTTTAGGATATATCGCAATGCAATTATGCTTCCCTGAGAAAAAGACATTTAATGAAAATATATTTAACGAAGTTATCGATCCTAGTCATCCGGGGTATCAAGATCTATTAGCATTTAGAGAACAGATGATGCAATATACGTTATCTGAAATTCAACAAATATATACAGATACCTTTGATTTTAGCAAAAAAGCCCCTTTATATATGACATATAATCAATTTGATACGCAAAAAGAGCGAGGGCAAATGTTAGCAAAACTTAAAGTATTGTACGAAATGTTTGGTTTGAAAATGGTAGATAATGAACTGTCAGATTATCTACCGTTGATGCTACAATTTTTACAAACTATAGAATGGCGTGGTGATGAAAGGGCAGAAGAAAATATTCAATTAGTCATTATGATTATTGAAGATGGAACATATGTCATGGCAAATGAACTTGGAAAACTCAACCATCCATATGGTTATGTCATTCAAGCATTAAGAAAGACGTTGAAATTATGTTTACAAGTGCCAGAAGGGGTGGCTCTGCATGATTAA
- the narI gene encoding respiratory nitrate reductase subunit gamma — MINQFLWVIYPYLCIAIFIIGHIARFKYDQFSWTAKSSELIEKKRLKWGSLLFHLGVIPVFFGHVVGLVIPKYWMDSLGVSEHMYHFGAVYIGSIFGIMTLIGMLLLTARRITIKNVRRLSSFSDIFVNILLLIIIFMGCYSTIVTNMMHIEFNYRETISVWFRQLFMFKPHADLMTNVPLQFKLHMLLGFTIFACWPFTRLVHVWSVPLSYTNRRYIIYRKNKL; from the coding sequence ATGATTAATCAATTTTTATGGGTCATATATCCATACTTATGTATCGCTATATTTATCATCGGACACATTGCTAGATTTAAGTATGACCAGTTTTCTTGGACTGCAAAGTCTAGCGAATTAATTGAAAAAAAGAGATTGAAATGGGGAAGCTTACTATTTCATTTAGGCGTAATTCCCGTTTTCTTTGGACATGTCGTTGGTCTTGTCATACCGAAATATTGGATGGATTCATTAGGTGTTAGTGAACATATGTATCATTTTGGGGCAGTATATATTGGTAGTATTTTTGGTATAATGACGTTAATAGGTATGTTGTTACTTACCGCTAGAAGAATTACAATCAAAAATGTGAGACGTTTAAGTTCATTTTCAGATATTTTTGTTAATATTCTTTTATTAATCATTATCTTCATGGGATGTTACTCTACAATAGTTACGAATATGATGCATATCGAATTTAATTATCGTGAAACCATTTCAGTTTGGTTTAGACAACTCTTTATGTTTAAACCTCATGCAGATTTGATGACCAATGTACCATTGCAATTTAAATTGCATATGTTATTAGGGTTTACCATTTTTGCGTGTTGGCCATTTACGCGTTTAGTTCATGTATGGAGTGTACCCTTATCATATACAAATAGAAGGTACATTATTTACCGAAAAAATAAACTATAG
- the nreA gene encoding nitrate respiration regulation accessory nitrate sensor NreA, translating to MMPDSMFESQNFQENIDRIRLEQGFDFAALAFYESASTFSPIKWQYVSGNKNDRYKLIILRKGRGLAGNVMKTGKRMVIANVDMALTPDEKVKFPILLSENLTAVIAIPLWYQQQVYGVMLFGQRNHKPLPINVYDIDIYEQLGIFNEEI from the coding sequence ATGATGCCAGATTCAATGTTTGAAAGCCAAAATTTTCAAGAAAATATTGATAGAATTAGATTAGAACAAGGTTTTGATTTTGCAGCGTTAGCTTTTTATGAATCAGCGAGCACCTTTTCACCTATAAAATGGCAATATGTGTCAGGCAATAAGAATGATAGATATAAATTGATTATTTTGCGTAAAGGGCGAGGTCTAGCTGGTAATGTGATGAAAACGGGAAAGAGAATGGTAATTGCTAATGTAGACATGGCTTTAACACCTGATGAAAAGGTTAAGTTTCCTATATTACTCAGTGAAAATTTAACCGCGGTCATAGCGATTCCACTTTGGTATCAACAACAAGTGTATGGTGTCATGTTGTTTGGCCAAAGAAATCATAAACCATTACCAATAAATGTGTATGATATAGATATTTATGAACAATTAGGGATATTTAATGAAGAAATTTAG
- the nreB gene encoding nitrate respiration regulation sensor histidine kinase NreB (Involved in the regulation of the the nitrate reductase operon narGHJI), with product MTVNNEQLEVLLRRYFESTNEKIVFVNNNGKVIAMNEAAKEVISEEENYSAMTNAICRRCEGYTNEYDLQSCKDCFLDVEQPHHSQFQVFMKTKNRKIAPFTASYITIDPVKGINAFTLQDVAPQIERQEKMNQRRMMRKTISAQENERKCISRELHDSVIQEMLNIDVQLRLLKYQQDKEKILDDVKNIEGLMSQLVDDVRHLSVELRPASLDDLGLEAAFKSYFKQFEENYGMQINYVSNIVNHRFDSEVETVVYRVVQEAVYNALKYAGVSEVEVTIQQNELTLIAEIIDRGQGFDPSSKPRGSGLGLYGMKERSELVEGNLNIETHIGKGTIITLEVPL from the coding sequence TTGACGGTTAATAATGAACAACTTGAAGTGTTGTTAAGACGTTATTTTGAAAGTACAAATGAGAAGATTGTTTTTGTAAATAATAACGGAAAAGTCATAGCAATGAATGAAGCAGCTAAAGAGGTCATTTCGGAAGAAGAAAATTATAGTGCGATGACAAATGCGATATGCAGACGATGCGAGGGTTACACGAATGAGTATGACTTACAGTCATGCAAAGATTGCTTTTTAGATGTAGAACAACCTCATCACTCTCAATTCCAAGTATTTATGAAAACAAAAAACAGAAAAATCGCACCATTTACAGCTTCTTACATTACAATTGATCCGGTTAAAGGCATCAACGCATTTACTTTGCAAGATGTTGCACCTCAAATTGAACGACAAGAAAAAATGAATCAACGTCGAATGATGAGAAAAACAATTTCTGCACAAGAAAATGAACGTAAGTGTATATCTAGAGAATTACATGATAGTGTTATTCAAGAAATGTTGAATATTGATGTTCAATTACGTTTGTTAAAATATCAACAAGATAAAGAGAAGATATTAGATGATGTTAAAAATATTGAAGGATTAATGTCACAACTCGTTGATGATGTCCGACATTTATCAGTTGAATTGCGTCCTGCATCCCTTGATGATTTAGGACTAGAGGCAGCATTTAAATCGTATTTTAAACAATTCGAAGAAAATTATGGTATGCAAATCAATTATGTTTCTAACATTGTCAATCATCGATTTGATAGTGAAGTGGAAACAGTCGTTTATCGAGTTGTTCAAGAGGCTGTATATAACGCTTTAAAATATGCTGGTGTTAGTGAAGTAGAAGTCACTATTCAGCAAAATGAATTGACTTTAATCGCTGAAATTATTGATCGAGGACAAGGATTTGATCCATCTTCCAAGCCAAGAGGATCTGGACTAGGGTTATATGGAATGAAAGAGCGATCAGAACTTGTTGAAGGGAATTTAAACATAGAAACGCATATAGGTAAAGGAACGATTATTACTTTAGAAGTACCACTGTAA
- the nreC gene encoding nitrate respiration regulation response regulator NreC (Involved in the regulation of the the nitrate reductase operon narGHJI), whose product MKIVIADDHAVVRTGFSMILNYQEDMEVVATAADGVEAYQKVMEFKPDVLLMDLSMPPGESGLIATSKIHESFPETKILILTMYDDEEYLFHVLRNGAKGYILKNAPDEQLLLAIRTVYNGETYVDMKLTTSLVNEFVNSSNQEYTDTSDPFKVLSKRELEILPLIAKGYGNKEIAEKLFVSVKTVEAHKTHIMNKLELKSKPELVEYAMKKKLLEF is encoded by the coding sequence TTGAAAATAGTTATTGCCGATGATCATGCAGTTGTTAGAACCGGTTTCTCTATGATATTGAATTATCAAGAGGATATGGAAGTAGTTGCTACCGCTGCTGATGGTGTAGAAGCCTATCAAAAAGTCATGGAGTTTAAACCTGATGTGCTATTAATGGACTTAAGTATGCCACCAGGTGAATCTGGACTTATCGCAACGAGTAAAATTCATGAAAGTTTTCCTGAAACTAAGATTTTAATCTTAACGATGTATGATGATGAAGAGTATTTATTTCATGTATTGAGGAACGGTGCGAAAGGTTATATTTTGAAAAACGCACCTGATGAACAACTATTGCTTGCTATTAGAACGGTTTATAATGGTGAGACATATGTGGATATGAAATTAACAACCTCATTAGTCAATGAATTTGTAAACAGTAGTAATCAGGAATATACAGATACATCAGATCCATTCAAAGTGTTATCCAAAAGGGAATTAGAGATATTGCCATTAATAGCAAAAGGCTACGGTAATAAAGAAATAGCAGAAAAACTATTTGTATCAGTGAAAACAGTAGAAGCACATAAAACACACATTATGAACAAACTAGAATTAAAATCAAAACCAGAACTCGTAGAATACGCCATGAAAAAGAAACTATTAGAATTTTAG
- a CDS encoding nitrate/nitrite transporter yields MDKTKGGFQLTLQTLSLVVGFMAWSIISPLMPFISQDIKISAGQLSIILAIPVILGSILRVPFGYLTNIVGAKWVFFCSFIVLLFPIYFLGQAQSPKMMMISGFFLGVGGAIFSVGVTSIPKYFPKDKVGLANGIYGMGNIGTAISSFLAPPIAGIIGWQATVRSYLVIIAIFAVLMFIFGDNREPKVKVPLIAQMKILFKNYKLYYTSLWYFITFGAFVAFGLFLPNYLVQHFGIDKVDAGIRSGIFIALATFLRPVRGILGDKLNAVKVLMVDFVIMIIGALILGFSNHIALFTIGCLMISVCAGIGNGLIFKLVPSYFAKEAGSANGIVSMMGGLGGFFPPLVITYVTGMTGSSHLAFIFLAVFGLIALITMVHLNKKEA; encoded by the coding sequence ATGGACAAGACAAAAGGTGGATTTCAACTCACATTACAAACACTTAGCTTAGTGGTTGGTTTTATGGCTTGGAGTATTATTTCTCCATTAATGCCGTTTATTTCTCAAGACATTAAAATATCAGCGGGACAACTATCCATTATTTTAGCAATACCCGTAATTTTAGGATCAATATTACGTGTCCCTTTTGGTTATTTAACTAATATTGTTGGAGCCAAATGGGTGTTTTTCTGTAGCTTTATAGTGCTTTTATTTCCAATTTACTTTTTAGGACAAGCACAATCACCAAAAATGATGATGATATCTGGATTCTTTCTTGGTGTTGGTGGTGCCATCTTCTCTGTAGGTGTTACATCAATTCCAAAATATTTTCCAAAAGATAAAGTAGGATTAGCAAATGGTATCTATGGTATGGGAAATATAGGGACAGCCATTTCATCCTTTTTAGCACCGCCAATTGCAGGGATTATTGGTTGGCAAGCAACGGTTAGAAGTTATTTGGTTATTATTGCTATATTTGCAGTATTAATGTTTATATTTGGGGATAATCGTGAGCCTAAAGTAAAAGTGCCACTAATAGCTCAAATGAAAATCTTATTTAAAAATTATAAACTATACTATACAAGTCTTTGGTACTTTATTACATTTGGTGCGTTTGTAGCCTTTGGACTATTTTTGCCAAACTATCTTGTACAACATTTTGGTATAGATAAAGTAGATGCAGGTATTCGTTCAGGTATATTTATTGCTTTAGCGACTTTCTTGAGACCAGTCAGAGGTATACTAGGTGATAAATTAAATGCAGTTAAAGTTCTGATGGTAGATTTTGTCATTATGATTATAGGTGCATTAATTTTAGGATTTTCTAATCACATCGCATTATTTACCATTGGATGTTTAATGATAAGTGTATGTGCAGGTATTGGTAATGGTCTTATTTTTAAATTAGTACCTTCATATTTTGCGAAAGAAGCTGGATCAGCAAATGGTATTGTATCAATGATGGGGGGGCTTGGTGGCTTTTTCCCACCATTAGTAATCACATATGTTACAGGTATGACTGGTTCAAGTCATTTAGCATTTATCTTTTTAGCTGTTTTTGGACTTATCGCATTAATCACAATGGTTCATTTAAATAAAAAAGAAGCATAA
- a CDS encoding Hsp20/alpha crystallin family protein, translating into MPSNDFFNNSFLKNDPTDMFRDLGKQVFNQFSTQAFPANLYNESDHYLIEAELAGVKKENISLTFDHHTLTIKANKYLEPHNGQAQLNERSNGELVRRFEFEDVDKDLIKATFEDGVLNIRLPKQQQESEDATTISIL; encoded by the coding sequence ATGCCTAGTAACGACTTCTTTAATAATTCATTTTTGAAAAATGACCCTACTGATATGTTTAGAGACTTAGGTAAACAAGTTTTTAATCAGTTTTCAACACAAGCATTTCCAGCTAATTTATATAATGAAAGCGATCATTATTTAATAGAAGCTGAACTTGCAGGCGTTAAAAAGGAAAATATATCATTAACTTTTGATCATCATACATTAACGATTAAAGCTAATAAGTATTTAGAGCCTCATAATGGACAAGCACAATTGAATGAACGCTCTAACGGAGAACTTGTGCGTCGATTTGAATTTGAAGATGTAGATAAAGATTTAATCAAAGCAACATTTGAAGATGGCGTCTTAAACATTCGCTTACCTAAACAACAACAAGAATCTGAAGACGCAACAACTATTTCTATATTATAA
- a CDS encoding MarR family winged helix-turn-helix transcriptional regulator has product MYVENSYLSKQLCFLFYVSSKEIIKKYSSYLKEYELTYTGYIVLMAIEEDEKLNIKTLGDRVFLDSGTLTPLLKKLEKKNYVVRTREEKDERNLQISLTDHGKSIKKPLSEVSLKVFGEFDIDVNEAKELINHLQMFVSKNFDKSTEK; this is encoded by the coding sequence ATGTATGTAGAAAATAGTTATTTAAGCAAACAATTATGCTTTTTATTCTATGTTTCATCAAAAGAAATAATCAAAAAGTATTCTAGTTATTTAAAGGAATACGAACTCACGTACACTGGTTATATAGTGCTAATGGCGATTGAAGAAGATGAGAAACTTAACATCAAAACTTTAGGTGATAGAGTTTTCTTAGATTCAGGCACTTTAACACCATTACTAAAAAAATTAGAAAAGAAAAATTACGTTGTTCGAACTCGTGAAGAAAAAGATGAAAGAAATCTTCAAATTTCACTGACAGATCATGGTAAAAGTATTAAAAAACCATTATCTGAAGTGTCATTAAAAGTATTTGGCGAATTTGATATCGACGTTAACGAAGCTAAAGAATTAATCAACCATCTTCAAATGTTTGTTTCTAAAAACTTTGATAAATCCACGGAAAAGTAA
- a CDS encoding nitroreductase family protein, translated as MERISKFDDVLKGRKSVKVFDTEYKISHEEMDEMIQKATKAPSSVNMQPWRIMVVDSDEGKEKILPSFGMNSRQVNTSSAMIIVFGDLKNYEKAEQIYSDAVSKKHMTEEIKDKMLSWVLPHYKGLSREGMKDIVNIDSSLMAMQFMLVAKSHGYDTNPIGGFDKANIADVLGLDSERFVPVVAIAVGKGAQEAHDSVRLPLEDVRQYL; from the coding sequence ATGGAAAGAATCTCAAAATTTGATGATGTATTAAAAGGAAGAAAATCTGTAAAAGTATTTGATACTGAATATAAAATTAGTCACGAAGAAATGGATGAAATGATTCAAAAAGCAACTAAGGCACCATCATCCGTAAATATGCAGCCGTGGAGAATAATGGTAGTAGATTCGGATGAAGGTAAAGAAAAAATCTTACCCTCATTTGGGATGAACTCAAGACAAGTGAATACATCGTCCGCGATGATTATTGTTTTTGGTGACTTGAAAAATTATGAAAAAGCTGAACAAATTTATAGTGACGCAGTAAGTAAGAAACATATGACTGAAGAAATTAAAGATAAAATGTTAAGTTGGGTCCTTCCTCATTATAAAGGGTTATCTAGAGAAGGTATGAAAGATATCGTCAATATTGATAGTAGTTTAATGGCTATGCAATTCATGCTTGTAGCTAAATCTCATGGCTATGATACGAATCCAATCGGTGGATTTGATAAAGCTAATATTGCAGACGTGTTAGGTTTAGATAGTGAGCGTTTTGTACCTGTGGTAGCTATTGCAGTAGGTAAAGGTGCACAAGAAGCACATGACTCAGTACGTTTACCACTTGAAGATGTTAGACAATATCTATAA
- a CDS encoding DUF3139 domain-containing protein, whose product MSRKQKLIRIAIILIISLVLAFAFFFALKTYQGHKNIEMVDSYLKEHHLKDKIKKEETLYSAKKGVYYKEVIYKDEPKVTYVIQPISTRKGIFAEGFDTETKKSLKSAKHNYFNKNYKPSN is encoded by the coding sequence ATGAGTAGGAAACAGAAATTAATTAGAATCGCTATTATATTAATCATTTCATTAGTTTTAGCATTTGCATTTTTCTTCGCACTTAAAACATATCAAGGCCATAAAAATATTGAAATGGTCGATAGTTATCTTAAAGAACATCATTTAAAAGATAAGATAAAAAAAGAAGAAACTTTGTATAGCGCTAAAAAAGGTGTCTATTATAAGGAAGTTATTTATAAAGACGAGCCTAAAGTAACTTATGTCATACAGCCGATAAGTACAAGAAAAGGTATCTTTGCAGAAGGTTTTGATACTGAAACTAAGAAAAGTTTAAAAAGTGCCAAACACAATTACTTTAATAAAAATTATAAACCTTCAAATTAA
- a CDS encoding cation:dicarboxylate symporter family transporter: protein MALFKRKISLPVQVLIALVLGVVVGLILYGNEEAANYIKPFGDVFLNLIKMIVIPVVFCSLALSISNVGESKTVGRYGWKTILYFEIITTIAIGLGIIFGNLFKPGSGLDPSKLPKGDISKYQSSAHAAEQSTYGNHFIDTIVNIVPTNFFEALTKGELLPIIFFAVFFGLGLAAIGEKAEPVKSFLNGTLEAVFWMINKILKLAPLGVFAFICTTIITFGASALLPLLKLVLVVVFAMVFFVVVVLGIVARMCGISIFSIMKILKSEILLAFSTSSSEAVLPVMMKKMEKFGSPKEITSFVIPIGYTFNLDGSALYQSIAALFVAQMYGMHLTLTEQIVLMLTLMLTSKGMAAVPGTSIVVLLTTLGAMGLPAQGLALIIGVDRLLDMVRTVVNVMGNALSTVVIAKWENLYDKKQGQEYLKSL, encoded by the coding sequence ATGGCTCTATTCAAGAGAAAAATTAGCCTTCCAGTGCAAGTATTAATTGCGTTGGTTCTAGGTGTTGTCGTTGGACTTATATTATATGGAAATGAAGAAGCGGCTAACTACATAAAGCCATTTGGAGACGTCTTTTTAAATTTAATTAAAATGATCGTTATTCCAGTTGTGTTCTGTTCTTTAGCGTTATCTATTTCGAACGTAGGGGAGTCGAAAACCGTAGGTCGCTATGGATGGAAAACAATACTTTACTTTGAGATTATAACAACAATCGCTATTGGTCTTGGGATTATCTTCGGTAACTTGTTTAAACCAGGTTCTGGACTTGATCCATCAAAACTACCAAAGGGCGATATTTCTAAATATCAATCATCTGCACACGCTGCAGAACAATCTACATATGGTAACCATTTTATTGATACCATTGTAAACATTGTACCTACAAACTTTTTTGAAGCTTTAACTAAAGGAGAATTATTACCAATCATCTTCTTTGCTGTATTCTTCGGTTTAGGCTTAGCTGCCATCGGTGAAAAAGCAGAACCAGTTAAATCTTTCTTAAATGGTACATTAGAAGCAGTTTTCTGGATGATTAACAAAATTTTAAAATTAGCACCATTAGGTGTCTTTGCATTTATTTGTACAACAATTATTACATTTGGTGCATCAGCTTTACTTCCTCTACTTAAACTTGTATTAGTTGTCGTCTTCGCGATGGTATTCTTTGTAGTTGTAGTATTAGGAATTGTAGCAAGAATGTGTGGCATAAGTATTTTCTCAATTATGAAAATACTAAAAAGTGAAATTCTTTTAGCCTTTTCAACATCAAGCTCAGAAGCTGTATTACCAGTAATGATGAAAAAGATGGAAAAATTTGGTTCACCAAAAGAAATTACATCATTTGTTATACCAATTGGATATACATTTAACTTAGACGGTTCAGCATTGTATCAGTCAATCGCTGCTTTATTCGTCGCACAAATGTATGGTATGCATTTAACGTTAACAGAACAAATTGTGTTAATGTTAACATTAATGCTTACATCAAAAGGTATGGCGGCAGTTCCAGGTACTTCAATCGTTGTTTTATTAACAACATTAGGTGCAATGGGATTACCAGCTCAAGGACTTGCATTAATCATAGGAGTTGACCGTTTATTAGACATGGTACGTACAGTCGTTAACGTTATGGGTAACGCTTTATCAACTGTAGTTATCGCAAAATGGGAAAACTTATATGATAAGAAACAAGGCCAAGAGTATTTAAAATCACTATAA
- a CDS encoding DUF4889 domain-containing protein, which produces MKSKKGLGFGLIAIMLIVCIVLVVVMMAGGKKETYYGVMKNDTTIDKMISEKDEKIEKNVKLPSDAKVSVKKEDFVMITKNEKTGKIAKVKKVDHDDVPHGLMTQIHDMGHMHM; this is translated from the coding sequence ATGAAGAGTAAAAAAGGACTTGGTTTTGGTCTTATCGCAATTATGTTAATTGTATGTATTGTTTTAGTTGTCGTAATGATGGCTGGTGGCAAGAAAGAAACATACTATGGTGTTATGAAAAATGATACTACAATTGATAAAATGATTAGTGAAAAAGACGAAAAAATTGAAAAGAATGTTAAACTTCCTTCAGATGCAAAAGTATCTGTTAAAAAAGAAGATTTCGTTATGATTACTAAAAATGAAAAAACTGGCAAAATTGCAAAAGTGAAAAAAGTAGATCATGATGATGTACCTCACGGATTAATGACTCAAATCCATGATATGGGACATATGCATATGTAG
- a CDS encoding pyridoxamine 5'-phosphate oxidase family protein, translating into MDNQKATEAIEKVLDHSKVGVLSTAYNNKPNSRYMVFYNDELTLYTKTNVNSIKVEEIEDNPYAYILLGYNETTNHSFVEIDATIEVVKDQKVIDWLWETQDKSFFDSNKDPELCVLKVTPKSIKLMNDKDLDTPFTIEL; encoded by the coding sequence TTGGATAATCAAAAAGCAACTGAAGCGATTGAAAAAGTATTAGATCATTCTAAAGTAGGTGTACTATCTACAGCTTATAATAACAAACCTAATAGTAGATATATGGTGTTTTATAATGATGAATTAACGCTTTATACTAAGACAAATGTCAACTCAATTAAAGTTGAAGAAATTGAAGATAATCCTTATGCGTACATTTTATTAGGTTATAATGAAACAACTAATCACAGTTTTGTTGAAATTGATGCAACGATTGAAGTTGTCAAAGATCAAAAAGTCATTGATTGGTTATGGGAAACGCAAGATAAATCATTCTTTGATTCTAATAAAGATCCTGAATTATGTGTATTAAAAGTAACGCCTAAGTCTATCAAACTTATGAATGACAAAGATTTAGATACACCTTTCACAATTGAATTATAA